A stretch of Toxoplasma gondii ME49 chromosome V, whole genome shotgun sequence DNA encodes these proteins:
- a CDS encoding RAP domain-containing protein (encoded by transcript TGME49_285840), producing MPAPGGSVLLGFRRAVSGRRFASSLSPPSTLLFPSSSSSSSCSSSSRVSASGVSSTRFCSSCFSASVGFTGRHEVWRRRSLLTTSSSASVFCDAPHSLAFPSVSSLPVGDGGSDFSLRLACAFSSTPGRPASPGEAAHPGDKAEKEKPVDLPLLFDGGEERLSPQQVAEKEQLIKELTQRLSGPLADSNGNVPTGAARPIAIEVDGPTHFYANSTRYTAYTKLKHRLLTRMGYKVLHVPYFEWRRLRGQKEREEYMRRKLMEEPTEWLDPEDEKFYNERMKVLKQQYEEEARRAAGLGPETAAGAAESVSAVSSASPQMPETRMSPFESSPLNAKAERERDTRGPPRSGEGRERTREDPERRLQFSPPVPPRPPPPPQGRPPYQFFSSSGPDGVSAPFHPPSRPPPLSSPGRGSPGWPVPPYGAPHPPYAQGPPAYPQPSNLHPPQHPHRAAYPVASAPSSPLSPPTLSPSPPLSPSPPLSPSPPLSPPLSPSPPQSPSPPVSPPPLSPSSSSPSSSADAGSMEETIAQIKQKQDELAKMLAKLKSLEEAVGKNESDAVGEGEAPGQSEGR from the exons ATGCCAGCACCTGGAGGCTCCGTCCTCCTGGGTTTCAGacgcgctgtctccggccgtcgcttcgcttcttcgctgtctcctccgagcaccctcctcttcccttcttcctcttcttcctcttcttgttcttcttcctctcgtgtctctgcctctggtgtctcttctactcgtttctgttcgtcttgcttctctgcgtctgttgGTTTCACTGGGAGGCATGAGGTGTGGAGGCGGCGCAGTCTGTTGACGACGTCGagttctgcttctgtcttctgtgaCGCTCCCCACTCACTTGCTTTCCcctccgtttcgtctctgccaGTGGGCGACGGTGGATccgacttctctctcagactcgcttgcgccttctcctcgaccCCTGGCAGGCCTGCGTCTCCCGGGGAGGCTGCACACCCGGGGGACAAggccgagaaagagaagcctGTCGAtttgcctctcctcttcgacGGCGGGGAAGAGCGCCTGAGTCCGCAGCAAGTtgcagagaaggagcaaCTGATAAAGGAGCTCACGCAGCGTTTGAGCGGCCCTCTCGCAGACTCCAATGGAAATGTGCCGACTG GCGCCGCGCGACCGATCGCGATTGAGGTCGACGGGCCTACTCACTTTTACGCGAACAGTACGCGGTACACAGCGTACACCAAGTTGAAGCACAGACTCCTCACTCGTATGGGGTACAAAGTTCTCCATGTCCCTTACTTCGAGTGGAGAAGACTCAG AGGCcagaaagaacgcgaagagtACATGCGGCGAAAGCTGATGGAAGAGCCGACAGAATGGCTGGACCCCGAAGATGAAAAGTTTTACAACGAAAGAATGAAG GTTCTGAAGCAACAgtacgaagaagaagcgagacgcgcTGCAGGTCTTGGGCCAGAAACCGCGGCTGGCGCGGCAGAGTCggtctctgccgtctcctcggcttctccacAAATGCCTGAGACTCGCATGTCTCCGTTTGAATCGTCTCCGTTGAAtgcgaaggcagagagagaaagagacacgagaggcCCCCCGCGGTCaggcgaggggagagagcgaacgcGCGAAGATCCAGAAAGACGCCTTcagttttctcctcctgttcctcctcgtccACCTCCACCTCCTCAAGGGCGGCCGCCTTACCAGTTTTTCAGCTCCTCTGGACCTGATGGAGTTTCGGCTCCTTTCCatcctccttctcgccccccgccgctttcttctccagggaGAGGCTCTCCAGGATGGCCTGTCCCTCCCTACGGGGCTCCGCATCCTCCCTATGCACAGGGTCCGCCAGCCTATCCTCAACCGTCGAATCTACATCCTCCTCAGCATCCCCATCGTGCTGCCTACCCTGTTGCTTccgctccttcctctcctctctctcctcctactctttctccttctcctcctctctctccttctcctcctctttctccttctcctcctctttctcctcctctttctccttctcctcctcagtctccttctcctcctgtttctccccctcctctttctccttcctcttcctctccctcttcttcggcggaCGCGGGGAGTATGGAAGAGACAATTGCTCAGATTAAGCAAAAGCAAGACGAACTCGCAAAGATGCTGGCGAAGTTGAAGAGTCTCGAGGAGGCTGTGGGCAAGAACGAAAGCGACGCAgtgggagagggagaggcgccggGACAGAGTGAAGGCCGATGA